A region of Lepus europaeus isolate LE1 chromosome 2, mLepTim1.pri, whole genome shotgun sequence DNA encodes the following proteins:
- the CHRD gene encoding chordin isoform X1 → MPSLPAPPAPLLLLGLLLLGPQPARGAGPEPPALPIRPEKEPLPVRGAAGCSFGGKVYALDETWHPDLGEPFGVMRCVLCACEAPQWARRARGPGRVSCKNIKPECPALACGQPRQLPGHCCQTCPQERSGPERQPPGLSFEYPRDPEHRSYSDRGEPGAEDRARGEGHTDFVALLTGTRSQAVARARVSLLRSSLRFSISYRRLDRPTRVRFSDPTGSVLFEHPAAPTQDGLVCGVWRAVPRLSLRLLRAEQLHVALVTPTHPSGEVWGPLIRHRALAAETFSAILTLEGLQQPGVGGVTLLTLSDTEDSLHFLLLFRGLLDPRNGGLSQVPLRLQILHQGQLLRELQANGSAQEPGFAEVLPDLTAQEMDWLVQGELQMALARTAGPELRISGHIAARQSCDVLQSVLCGADALTPVQTGAAGSASLTLLGNGSLIYQVQVVGTSSEVMAMTLETKPQRRNQRTVLCHMAVLRTGGHTTAGVCPGLGARGAHMLLQNELFLNVGTKDFPDGELRGHVATLPYSGHSARHETLPVPLAGALVLPPVQSQAAGHAWLSLDAHCHLHYEVLLAGLGGSEQGTVTAHLLGPPGMPGPRRLLKGFYGPEAQGVVKDLEPELLRHLAQGTASLLISTKGSPRGELRGQVHIANHCEVGGLRLAAAGAEGAQTPGALDAAAVAAALPAPPPVPGPEVPAPAKPGGPVRPRDPNMCFFEGQQRPHGARWAPNYDPLCSLCTCQRRTVICDPVVCPPPSCPQPVQVLDQCCPVCPEKQDVRELPGLPRSRDPGEGCYFDGDRSWRAAGTRWHPVVPPFGLIKCAVCTCKGGTGEVHCEKVQCPRLACAQPVRANPTDCCKQCPVGSGARTQLGDPMQADGPRGCRFAGQWFPESQSWHPSVPPFGEMSCITCRCGAGVPHCERDDCSLPLACGSGKESRCCSHCTPRGSAPETRTVPELEKAAEGS, encoded by the exons ATGCCGAGCCTCccggccccgccggccccgcTGCTGCTCCTCGGGCTGCTGCTGCTCGGCCCCCAGCCggcccgcggcgccggccccgagcCCCCCGCGCTGCCCATCCGTCCCGAGAAGGAGCCGCTGCCCGTTCGGGGAGCGGCAG GCTGCTCGTTCGGCGGGAAGGTCTATGCCTTGGACGAGACGTGGCACCCGGACCTGGGGGAGCCCTTCGGGGTGATGCGCTGCGTGCTGTGCGCCTGCGAGGCG CCCCAGTGGGCTCGCCGTGCCAGGGGCCCTGGCAGAGTCAGCTGCAAGAACATCAAGCCCgagtgcccagccctggcctgcgggCAGCCGAGGCAGCTGCCGGGACACTGCTGCCAGACCTGCCCCCAGG AACGCAGCGGTCCTGAGCGGCAGCCGCCGGGCCTGTCCTTTGAGTATCCGCGGGACCCCGAACACCGCAGTTACAGCGACCGCGGGGAACCGGGCGCGGAGGATCGGGCGCGCGGTGAAGGCCACACTG ACTTTGTGGCGCTGCTGACAGGGACGAGGTCGCAGGCGGTGGCACGTGCCCGGGTCTCACTGCTGCGCTCCAGCCTGCGTTTCTCCATCTCCTACCGGCG ACTGGACCGGCCCACCAGGGTGCGCTTCTCGGACCCCACTGGCAGCGTCCTGTTTGAAcaccctgcagcccccactcAGGACGGCCTG GTCTGTGGGGTGTGGCGGGCAGTGCCTCGGTTGTCTCTGCGGCTCCTCAGGGCAGAACAGTTGCATGTGGCGCTCGTGACACCCACTCACCCTTCAGGGGAGGTCTGGGGGCCTCTGATCCGGCACCGGGCCCTGGCTGCAG AGACCTTCAGCGCCATCCTGACTTTGGAGGGCCTCCAGCAGCCAGGTGTAGGGGGAGTCACTCTGCTCACGCTCAGCGACACAGAAGACTCCTTGCATTTTTTGCTGCTCTTCAGGGGGCTGCTGGACCCCAGGAATGGGG GGCTGTCCCAGGTTCCCTTGAGGCTCCAGATTCTACACCAGGGGCAGCTGCTGCGAGAGCTCCAGGCCAATGGCTCAGCCCAG gagCCGGGCTTCGCCGAGGTGCTGCCCGACCTGACAGCTCAGGAGATGGACTGGCTAGTGCAGGGAGAGCTGCAGATGGCTCTGGCGAGGACAGCTGGGCCGGAGCTGCGCATCAGTGGGCACATTGCTGCCAGGCAGAGCTGCGATG TCCTGCAAAGTGTCCTTTGTGGAGCTGATGCCCTGACTCCGGTCCAGACCGGGGCTGCTGGCTCAGCCAGCCTCACACTGCTAGGAAATGGCTCTCTGATCTATCAG GTGCAGGTTGTAGGTACAAGCAGTGAGGTGATGGCCATGACACTGGAGACCAAGCCTCAGCGGAGGAaccagcgcactgtgctgtgcCACATGGCTGTGCTCCGCACGGGGGGACATACG ACTGCAGGTGtctgccctgggctgggtgcCCGAGGGGCGCACATGCTGCTGCAGAACGAGCTGTTCCTGAACGTGGGCACCAAGGACTTCCCGGACGGCGAGCTGCGGGGGCACGTGGCTACCTTGCCCTACAGTGGGCACAGCGCCCGCCATGAGA CACTGCCTGTGCCCCTGGCAGGAGCCCTGGTGTTGCCCCCTGTGCAGAGCCAGGCAGCTGGGCATGCCTGGCTCTCCCTGGATGCTCACTGTCACCTGCACTATGAAGTGCTGCTGGCTGGGCTTGGTGGCTCAGAGCAGGGCACCGTCACTGCCCACCTCCTCGGGCCTCCTGGGATGCCAGGACCCCGGCGGCTGCTGAAGGGATTCTACGGCCCAGAG GCCCAGGGCGTGGTAAAGGACCTGGAGCCTGAGCTGCTGCGCCACCTGGCTCAGGGCACTGCCTCCCTGCTGATCTCCACCAAGGGGAGTCCCAGAGGGGAGCTTCGGGGGCAG gtgcacatcgCCAATCACTGCGAGGTGGGCGGCCTGCGTCTGGCTGCGGCCGGGGCCGAGGGTGCGCAGACACCTGGGGCTCTGGATGCAGCGGCAGTGGCAGCTGCGTTGCCAGCACCGCCCCCTGTGCCTGGTCCTGAGGTCCCAGCACCCGCCAAACCCGGTGGTCCCGTGCGGCCCCGAGACCCCAACATGTGCTTCTTTGAGGGGCAGCAGCGTCCTCATGGGGCGCGCTGGGCGCCCAACTATGACCCGCTCtgctccctctgcacctgccag AGACGGACAGTGATCTGTGACCCTGTAGTGTGCCCACCACCCAGCTGCCCCCAGCCGGTACAAGTGCTGGACCAGTGCTGCCCCGTGTGCCCGG AGAAACAAGATGTCAGagagctgccagggctgcctAGGAGCCGGGACCCAGGAGAGG GCTGCTATTTTGATGGTGACCGGAGCTGGCGGGCAGCGGGTACCCGGTGGCACCCTGTCGTGCCCCCCTTTGGCTTAATTAAGTGTGCTGTCTGCACCTGCAAG GGGGGCACCGGAGAGGTGCACTGTGAGAAGGTGCAGTGTCCCCGGCTGGCCTGTGCCCAGCCTGTTCGCGCCAACCCCACAGACTGCTGTAAACAGTGTCCAG TGGGATCAGGGGCCCGCACCCAGTTGGGGGACCCCATGCAGGCCGATGGGCCCCGGGGCTGCCGTTTTGCAGGGCAATGGTTCCCAGAGAGCCAAAGCTGGCACCCATCGGTGCCCCCCTTTGGAGAGATGAGCTGTATCACCTGCAGATGTGGG GCAGGGGTGCCCCACTGCGAGCGGGATGACTGTTCACTGCCGCTGGCCTGTGGCTCCGGGAAGGAGAGTCGGTGCTGCTCCCACTGCACACCCCGGGGGT CAGCCCCAGAGACCAGGACTGTTCCAGAACTTGAGAAAGCAGCCGAAGGCTCCTAG
- the CHRD gene encoding chordin isoform X2 has protein sequence MPSLPAPPAPLLLLGLLLLGPQPARGAGPEPPALPIRPEKEPLPVRGAAGCSFGGKVYALDETWHPDLGEPFGVMRCVLCACEAPQWARRARGPGRVSCKNIKPECPALACGQPRQLPGHCCQTCPQERSGPERQPPGLSFEYPRDPEHRSYSDRGEPGAEDRARGEGHTDFVALLTGTRSQAVARARVSLLRSSLRFSISYRRLDRPTRVRFSDPTGSVLFEHPAAPTQDGLVCGVWRAVPRLSLRLLRAEQLHVALVTPTHPSGEVWGPLIRHRALAAETFSAILTLEGLQQPGVGGVTLLTLSDTEDSLHFLLLFRGLLDPRNGGLSQVPLRLQILHQGQLLRELQANGSAQEPGFAEVLPDLTAQEMDWLVQGELQMALARTAGPELRISGHIAARQSCDVLQSVLCGADALTPVQTGAAGSASLTLLGNGSLIYQVQVVGTSSEVMAMTLETKPQRRNQRTVLCHMAVLRTGGHTTAGVCPGLGARGAHMLLQNELFLNVGTKDFPDGELRGHVATLPYSGHSARHETLPVPLAGALVLPPVQSQAAGHAWLSLDAHCHLHYEVLLAGLGGSEQGTVTAHLLGPPGMPGPRRLLKGFYGPEAQGVVKDLEPELLRHLAQGTASLLISTKGSPRGELRGQVHIANHCEVGGLRLAAAGAEGAQTPGALDAAAVAAALPAPPPVPGPEVPAPAKPGGPVRPRDPNMCFFEGQQRPHGARWAPNYDPLCSLCTCQRRTVICDPVVCPPPSCPQPVQVLDQCCPVCPEKQDVRELPGLPRSRDPGEGCYFDGDRSWRAAGTRWHPVVPPFGLIKCAVCTCKGGTGEVHCEKVQCPRLACAQPVRANPTDCCKQCPVGSGARTQLGDPMQADGPRGCRFAGQWFPESQSWHPSVPPFGEMSCITCRCGAGVPHCERDDCSLPLACGSGKESRCCSHCTPRGSPETRTVPELEKAAEGS, from the exons ATGCCGAGCCTCccggccccgccggccccgcTGCTGCTCCTCGGGCTGCTGCTGCTCGGCCCCCAGCCggcccgcggcgccggccccgagcCCCCCGCGCTGCCCATCCGTCCCGAGAAGGAGCCGCTGCCCGTTCGGGGAGCGGCAG GCTGCTCGTTCGGCGGGAAGGTCTATGCCTTGGACGAGACGTGGCACCCGGACCTGGGGGAGCCCTTCGGGGTGATGCGCTGCGTGCTGTGCGCCTGCGAGGCG CCCCAGTGGGCTCGCCGTGCCAGGGGCCCTGGCAGAGTCAGCTGCAAGAACATCAAGCCCgagtgcccagccctggcctgcgggCAGCCGAGGCAGCTGCCGGGACACTGCTGCCAGACCTGCCCCCAGG AACGCAGCGGTCCTGAGCGGCAGCCGCCGGGCCTGTCCTTTGAGTATCCGCGGGACCCCGAACACCGCAGTTACAGCGACCGCGGGGAACCGGGCGCGGAGGATCGGGCGCGCGGTGAAGGCCACACTG ACTTTGTGGCGCTGCTGACAGGGACGAGGTCGCAGGCGGTGGCACGTGCCCGGGTCTCACTGCTGCGCTCCAGCCTGCGTTTCTCCATCTCCTACCGGCG ACTGGACCGGCCCACCAGGGTGCGCTTCTCGGACCCCACTGGCAGCGTCCTGTTTGAAcaccctgcagcccccactcAGGACGGCCTG GTCTGTGGGGTGTGGCGGGCAGTGCCTCGGTTGTCTCTGCGGCTCCTCAGGGCAGAACAGTTGCATGTGGCGCTCGTGACACCCACTCACCCTTCAGGGGAGGTCTGGGGGCCTCTGATCCGGCACCGGGCCCTGGCTGCAG AGACCTTCAGCGCCATCCTGACTTTGGAGGGCCTCCAGCAGCCAGGTGTAGGGGGAGTCACTCTGCTCACGCTCAGCGACACAGAAGACTCCTTGCATTTTTTGCTGCTCTTCAGGGGGCTGCTGGACCCCAGGAATGGGG GGCTGTCCCAGGTTCCCTTGAGGCTCCAGATTCTACACCAGGGGCAGCTGCTGCGAGAGCTCCAGGCCAATGGCTCAGCCCAG gagCCGGGCTTCGCCGAGGTGCTGCCCGACCTGACAGCTCAGGAGATGGACTGGCTAGTGCAGGGAGAGCTGCAGATGGCTCTGGCGAGGACAGCTGGGCCGGAGCTGCGCATCAGTGGGCACATTGCTGCCAGGCAGAGCTGCGATG TCCTGCAAAGTGTCCTTTGTGGAGCTGATGCCCTGACTCCGGTCCAGACCGGGGCTGCTGGCTCAGCCAGCCTCACACTGCTAGGAAATGGCTCTCTGATCTATCAG GTGCAGGTTGTAGGTACAAGCAGTGAGGTGATGGCCATGACACTGGAGACCAAGCCTCAGCGGAGGAaccagcgcactgtgctgtgcCACATGGCTGTGCTCCGCACGGGGGGACATACG ACTGCAGGTGtctgccctgggctgggtgcCCGAGGGGCGCACATGCTGCTGCAGAACGAGCTGTTCCTGAACGTGGGCACCAAGGACTTCCCGGACGGCGAGCTGCGGGGGCACGTGGCTACCTTGCCCTACAGTGGGCACAGCGCCCGCCATGAGA CACTGCCTGTGCCCCTGGCAGGAGCCCTGGTGTTGCCCCCTGTGCAGAGCCAGGCAGCTGGGCATGCCTGGCTCTCCCTGGATGCTCACTGTCACCTGCACTATGAAGTGCTGCTGGCTGGGCTTGGTGGCTCAGAGCAGGGCACCGTCACTGCCCACCTCCTCGGGCCTCCTGGGATGCCAGGACCCCGGCGGCTGCTGAAGGGATTCTACGGCCCAGAG GCCCAGGGCGTGGTAAAGGACCTGGAGCCTGAGCTGCTGCGCCACCTGGCTCAGGGCACTGCCTCCCTGCTGATCTCCACCAAGGGGAGTCCCAGAGGGGAGCTTCGGGGGCAG gtgcacatcgCCAATCACTGCGAGGTGGGCGGCCTGCGTCTGGCTGCGGCCGGGGCCGAGGGTGCGCAGACACCTGGGGCTCTGGATGCAGCGGCAGTGGCAGCTGCGTTGCCAGCACCGCCCCCTGTGCCTGGTCCTGAGGTCCCAGCACCCGCCAAACCCGGTGGTCCCGTGCGGCCCCGAGACCCCAACATGTGCTTCTTTGAGGGGCAGCAGCGTCCTCATGGGGCGCGCTGGGCGCCCAACTATGACCCGCTCtgctccctctgcacctgccag AGACGGACAGTGATCTGTGACCCTGTAGTGTGCCCACCACCCAGCTGCCCCCAGCCGGTACAAGTGCTGGACCAGTGCTGCCCCGTGTGCCCGG AGAAACAAGATGTCAGagagctgccagggctgcctAGGAGCCGGGACCCAGGAGAGG GCTGCTATTTTGATGGTGACCGGAGCTGGCGGGCAGCGGGTACCCGGTGGCACCCTGTCGTGCCCCCCTTTGGCTTAATTAAGTGTGCTGTCTGCACCTGCAAG GGGGGCACCGGAGAGGTGCACTGTGAGAAGGTGCAGTGTCCCCGGCTGGCCTGTGCCCAGCCTGTTCGCGCCAACCCCACAGACTGCTGTAAACAGTGTCCAG TGGGATCAGGGGCCCGCACCCAGTTGGGGGACCCCATGCAGGCCGATGGGCCCCGGGGCTGCCGTTTTGCAGGGCAATGGTTCCCAGAGAGCCAAAGCTGGCACCCATCGGTGCCCCCCTTTGGAGAGATGAGCTGTATCACCTGCAGATGTGGG GCAGGGGTGCCCCACTGCGAGCGGGATGACTGTTCACTGCCGCTGGCCTGTGGCTCCGGGAAGGAGAGTCGGTGCTGCTCCCACTGCACACCCCGGGGGT CCCCAGAGACCAGGACTGTTCCAGAACTTGAGAAAGCAGCCGAAGGCTCCTAG
- the CHRD gene encoding chordin isoform X3, with protein sequence MPSLPAPPAPLLLLGLLLLGPQPARGAGPEPPALPIRPEKEPLPVRGAAGCSFGGKVYALDETWHPDLGEPFGVMRCVLCACEAPQWARRARGPGRVSCKNIKPECPALACGQPRQLPGHCCQTCPQERSGPERQPPGLSFEYPRDPEHRSYSDRGEPGAEDRARGEGHTDFVALLTGTRSQAVARARVSLLRSSLRFSISYRRLDRPTRVRFSDPTGSVLFEHPAAPTQDGLVCGVWRAVPRLSLRLLRAEQLHVALVTPTHPSGEVWGPLIRHRALAAETFSAILTLEGLQQPGVGGVTLLTLSDTEDSLHFLLLFRGLLDPRNGGLSQVPLRLQILHQGQLLRELQANGSAQEPGFAEVLPDLTAQEMDWLVQGELQMALARTAGPELRISGHIAARQSCDVLQSVLCGADALTPVQTGAAGSASLTLLGNGSLIYQVQVVGTSSEVMAMTLETKPQRRNQRTVLCHMAVLRTGGHTTAGVCPGLGARGAHMLLQNELFLNVGTKDFPDGELRGHVATLPYSGHSARHETLPVPLAGALVLPPVQSQAAGHAWLSLDAHCHLHYEVLLAGLGGSEQGTVTAHLLGPPGMPGPRRLLKGFYGPEAQGVVKDLEPELLRHLAQGTASLLISTKGSPRGELRGQVHIANHCEVGGLRLAAAGAEGAQTPGALDAAAVAAALPAPPPVPGPEVPAPAKPGGPVRPRDPNMCFFEGQQRPHGARWAPNYDPLCSLCTCQRRTVICDPVVCPPPSCPQPVQVLDQCCPVCPEKQDVRELPGLPRSRDPGEGELEGLLF encoded by the exons ATGCCGAGCCTCccggccccgccggccccgcTGCTGCTCCTCGGGCTGCTGCTGCTCGGCCCCCAGCCggcccgcggcgccggccccgagcCCCCCGCGCTGCCCATCCGTCCCGAGAAGGAGCCGCTGCCCGTTCGGGGAGCGGCAG GCTGCTCGTTCGGCGGGAAGGTCTATGCCTTGGACGAGACGTGGCACCCGGACCTGGGGGAGCCCTTCGGGGTGATGCGCTGCGTGCTGTGCGCCTGCGAGGCG CCCCAGTGGGCTCGCCGTGCCAGGGGCCCTGGCAGAGTCAGCTGCAAGAACATCAAGCCCgagtgcccagccctggcctgcgggCAGCCGAGGCAGCTGCCGGGACACTGCTGCCAGACCTGCCCCCAGG AACGCAGCGGTCCTGAGCGGCAGCCGCCGGGCCTGTCCTTTGAGTATCCGCGGGACCCCGAACACCGCAGTTACAGCGACCGCGGGGAACCGGGCGCGGAGGATCGGGCGCGCGGTGAAGGCCACACTG ACTTTGTGGCGCTGCTGACAGGGACGAGGTCGCAGGCGGTGGCACGTGCCCGGGTCTCACTGCTGCGCTCCAGCCTGCGTTTCTCCATCTCCTACCGGCG ACTGGACCGGCCCACCAGGGTGCGCTTCTCGGACCCCACTGGCAGCGTCCTGTTTGAAcaccctgcagcccccactcAGGACGGCCTG GTCTGTGGGGTGTGGCGGGCAGTGCCTCGGTTGTCTCTGCGGCTCCTCAGGGCAGAACAGTTGCATGTGGCGCTCGTGACACCCACTCACCCTTCAGGGGAGGTCTGGGGGCCTCTGATCCGGCACCGGGCCCTGGCTGCAG AGACCTTCAGCGCCATCCTGACTTTGGAGGGCCTCCAGCAGCCAGGTGTAGGGGGAGTCACTCTGCTCACGCTCAGCGACACAGAAGACTCCTTGCATTTTTTGCTGCTCTTCAGGGGGCTGCTGGACCCCAGGAATGGGG GGCTGTCCCAGGTTCCCTTGAGGCTCCAGATTCTACACCAGGGGCAGCTGCTGCGAGAGCTCCAGGCCAATGGCTCAGCCCAG gagCCGGGCTTCGCCGAGGTGCTGCCCGACCTGACAGCTCAGGAGATGGACTGGCTAGTGCAGGGAGAGCTGCAGATGGCTCTGGCGAGGACAGCTGGGCCGGAGCTGCGCATCAGTGGGCACATTGCTGCCAGGCAGAGCTGCGATG TCCTGCAAAGTGTCCTTTGTGGAGCTGATGCCCTGACTCCGGTCCAGACCGGGGCTGCTGGCTCAGCCAGCCTCACACTGCTAGGAAATGGCTCTCTGATCTATCAG GTGCAGGTTGTAGGTACAAGCAGTGAGGTGATGGCCATGACACTGGAGACCAAGCCTCAGCGGAGGAaccagcgcactgtgctgtgcCACATGGCTGTGCTCCGCACGGGGGGACATACG ACTGCAGGTGtctgccctgggctgggtgcCCGAGGGGCGCACATGCTGCTGCAGAACGAGCTGTTCCTGAACGTGGGCACCAAGGACTTCCCGGACGGCGAGCTGCGGGGGCACGTGGCTACCTTGCCCTACAGTGGGCACAGCGCCCGCCATGAGA CACTGCCTGTGCCCCTGGCAGGAGCCCTGGTGTTGCCCCCTGTGCAGAGCCAGGCAGCTGGGCATGCCTGGCTCTCCCTGGATGCTCACTGTCACCTGCACTATGAAGTGCTGCTGGCTGGGCTTGGTGGCTCAGAGCAGGGCACCGTCACTGCCCACCTCCTCGGGCCTCCTGGGATGCCAGGACCCCGGCGGCTGCTGAAGGGATTCTACGGCCCAGAG GCCCAGGGCGTGGTAAAGGACCTGGAGCCTGAGCTGCTGCGCCACCTGGCTCAGGGCACTGCCTCCCTGCTGATCTCCACCAAGGGGAGTCCCAGAGGGGAGCTTCGGGGGCAG gtgcacatcgCCAATCACTGCGAGGTGGGCGGCCTGCGTCTGGCTGCGGCCGGGGCCGAGGGTGCGCAGACACCTGGGGCTCTGGATGCAGCGGCAGTGGCAGCTGCGTTGCCAGCACCGCCCCCTGTGCCTGGTCCTGAGGTCCCAGCACCCGCCAAACCCGGTGGTCCCGTGCGGCCCCGAGACCCCAACATGTGCTTCTTTGAGGGGCAGCAGCGTCCTCATGGGGCGCGCTGGGCGCCCAACTATGACCCGCTCtgctccctctgcacctgccag AGACGGACAGTGATCTGTGACCCTGTAGTGTGCCCACCACCCAGCTGCCCCCAGCCGGTACAAGTGCTGGACCAGTGCTGCCCCGTGTGCCCGG AGAAACAAGATGTCAGagagctgccagggctgcctAGGAGCCGGGACCCAGGAGAGGGTGAGCTGGAAGG GCTGCTATTTTGA